Proteins from one Danaus plexippus chromosome 2, MEX_DaPlex, whole genome shotgun sequence genomic window:
- the LOC116779484 gene encoding glycerol-3-phosphate dehydrogenase, mitochondrial isoform X1 has protein sequence MSRRKLVVCGAGAAGAVVAAWALSADDRLGSWYKSTTVAAKSERRKRPLPSRTDQIKNLQAGHTYDVLIIGGGATGAGCALDATTRGLRTALVEADDFASGTSSRSTKLIHGGVRYLQKAIMQLDYEQYKMVKEALHERANMLEVAPHLTRPLPILLPVYKWWQVPYYWFGIKMYDLVAGDRNLKSSYYLSKKNTLELFPMLKSDNLCGGIVYYDGQQDDARMNLAIALTAARHGATITNHVSVVKLHKTDGKLSGARVRDELTGKEWDVKAKSIINATGPFTDSIRKMDDQTIKDICCPSSGVHIVLPGYYSPEHMGLLDPATSDGRVIFFLPWLKGTIAGTTDMPCQVTHNPKPTEDEILFILTEVKNYLNPDVEVRRGDVLSAWSGIRPLVSDPNKPDTQSLARNHIVHVSPSGLVTIAGGKWTTYRAMAAEAVDAAIESCNLKPLYKECQTDGFLIEGAHGWTPTMYIRLVQDFGLEMEVAQHLAKSYGDRAFAVAKMAAMTGKRWPIIGKKIHPEFPYIDAEIRYGVREYACTAVDMIARRLRLAFLNVQAAAEALPAVIEIMAEELKWNEAERQKQTKIAADFLANEMGQMVNRASRDKIPINLNKEEIQTYIKRFQIIDKDRKGFVSINDIRRSLKNYGEDVTGEQLHEILREIDTNMNGQVELDEYLQMMSAIKSGHVAYSRFARMAELEEEHHEKETLKKKITVERSGGGL, from the exons ATGTCTCGGAGGAAGCTGGTGGTGTGTGGTGCTGGGGCAGCCGGGGCCGTGGTCGCGGCGTGGGCCCTCTCAGCAGACGACAGGCTCGGA tCGTGGTACAAATCGACAACTGTTGCAGCTAAGTCTGAGCGCAGGAAACGTCCCCTACCTTCCCGTACGGACCAGATCAAAAACCTTCAGGCGGGACACACTTATGATGTCCTCATTATAGGTGGCGGCGCCACTGGAGCTGGCTGTGCGCTCGACGCTACCACCAGAG gTCTTCGCACAGCTTTGGTCGAAGCTGACGACTTCGCCAGCGGCACATCGAGTCGGTCAACGAAACTCATTCACGGCGGCGTGCGCTATTTGCAGAAAGCCATCATGCAGCTCGACTACGAACAGTACAAGATGGTGAAGGAAGCTTTACACGAACGCGCTAACATGCTGGAGGTCGCGCCTCATTTGACAAGACCGTTACCGATATTGTTGCCAGTCTACAA ATGGTGGCAAGTGCCTTACTACTGGTTTGGTATCAAGATGTACGACTTGGTGGCGGGTGACAGAAATTTGAAAAGCTCATACTATCTATCCAAAAAGAACACTCTAGAATTATTCCCTATGTTGAAATCCGATAACTTATGTGGTGGCATAGTATACTATGATG gGCAGCAGGATGACGCTCGTATGAACCTGGCTATCGCTCTGACCGCCGCTCGTCATGGAGCGACCATCACCAATCACGTCTCTGTTGTCAAATTGCACAAGACCGACGGCAAGCTCAGCGGCGCTAGAGTCCGA gaCGAATTGACAGGCAAGGAATGGGATGTAAAAGCCAAGTCCATAATAAACGCAACAGGTCCCTTCACGGACTCCATCAGGAAAATGGACGATCAAACTATTAAAGATATCTGCTGTCCGTCATCTGGCGTGCATATCGTGCTGCCTGGATACTACAG TCCCGAACACATGGGTCTTCTGGATCCAGCTACCTCTGATGGTCGCGTCATTTTCTTCCTGCCGTGGTTGAAGGGAACCATCGCCGGTACAACGGACATGCCTTGCCAGGTTACTCACAACCCAAAACCAACCGAAGATGAAATCCTCTTCATCCTCACCGAAGTCAAGAACTATCTCAACCCGGATGTTGAAG TTCGTCGTGGGGACGTTTTGTCCGCGTGGTCTGGTATCCGGCCCCTGGTGTCGGATCCCAACAAGCCGGACACGCAGTCCCTCGCTCGCAACCACATAGTCCACGTGTCGCCCTCCGGCCTTGTCACTATCGCGGGGGGCAAGTGGACCACCTACCGCGCCATGGCAGCTGAGGCGGTAGACGCGGCCATTGAAA GCTGCAATCTAAAGCCACTTTACAAGGAATGTCAAACCGATGGATTCCTTATCGAAGGTGCTCACGGTTGGACTCCCACGATGTACATCAGATTGGTGCAAGACTTTGGACTGGAAATGGAG GTCGCACAACATCTGGCCAAGTCGTACGGAGATAGAGCATTCGCTGTGGCGAAAATGGCGGCTATGACCGGCAAGAGATGGCCCATTATTGGTAAAAAGATCCATCCCGAGTTCCCTTACATCGACGCCGAAATCAG GTACGGCGTCCGCGAGTACGCGTGTACAGCGGTGGACATGATCGCTCGGAGGCTGCGGCTGGCGTTCCTCAACGTGCAGGCGGCGGCCGAGGCGCTCCCCGCCGTCATAGAAATCATGGCCGAGGAGCTCAAGTGGAACGAGGCCGAAAGACAG AAACAAACTAAAATAGCGGCGGATTTCCTCGCCAATGAGATGGGACAGATGGTGAATCGCGCGAGTCGTGACAAGATACCGATCAATCTGAACAAGGAAGAGATTCAGACGTACATCAAGCGGTTCCAGATCATCGACAAGGACAGGAAGGGCTTCGTCTCCATCAATGACATCAGGAGGAGTCTCAAG AACTATGGTGAGGATGTGACCGGGGAACAGTTGCACGAAATATTGAGAGAAATCGACACTAACATGAATGGACAAGTCGAACTCGATGAATATTTACAG atgATGTCAGCTATCAAGTCAGGACATGTAGCTTACTCAAGATTTGCTCGAATGGCTGAACTGGAAGAGGAACACCATGAAAAGGAAACTCTTAAGAAGAAGATCACTGTTGAAAGGAGCGGGGGAGGGTTGTAA
- the LOC116779484 gene encoding glycerol-3-phosphate dehydrogenase, mitochondrial isoform X2 — protein sequence MSRRKLVVCGAGAAGAVVAAWALSADDRLGSWYKSTTVAAKSERRKRPLPSRTDQIKNLQAGHTYDVLIIGGGATGAGCALDATTRGLRTALVEADDFASGTSSRSTKLIHGGVRYLQKAIMQLDYEQYKMVKEALHERANMLEVAPHLTRPLPILLPVYKWWQVPYYWFGIKMYDLVAGDRNLKSSYYLSKKNTLELFPMLKSDNLCGGIVYYDGQQDDARMNLAIALTAARHGATITNHVSVVKLHKTDGKLSGARVRDELTGKEWDVKAKSIINATGPFTDSIRKMDDQTIKDICCPSSGVHIVLPGYYSPEHMGLLDPATSDGRVIFFLPWLKGTIAGTTDMPCQVTHNPKPTEDEILFILTEVKNYLNPDVEVRRGDVLSAWSGIRPLVSDPNKPDTQSLARNHIVHVSPSGLVTIAGGKWTTYRAMAAEAVDAAIESCNLKPLYKECQTDGFLIEGAHGWTPTMYIRLVQDFGLEMEVAQHLAKSYGDRAFAVAKMAAMTGKRWPIIGKKIHPEFPYIDAEIRYGVREYACTAVDMIARRLRLAFLNVQAAAEALPAVIEIMAEELKWNEAERQKQTKIAADFLANEMGQMVNRASRDKIPINLNKEEIQTYIKRFQIIDKDRKGFVSINDIRRSLKSMGVKPSDDEISAILSEIDVTYHGQLEIQDYLQMMSAIKSGHVAYSRFARMAELEEEHHEKETLKKKITVERSGGGL from the exons ATGTCTCGGAGGAAGCTGGTGGTGTGTGGTGCTGGGGCAGCCGGGGCCGTGGTCGCGGCGTGGGCCCTCTCAGCAGACGACAGGCTCGGA tCGTGGTACAAATCGACAACTGTTGCAGCTAAGTCTGAGCGCAGGAAACGTCCCCTACCTTCCCGTACGGACCAGATCAAAAACCTTCAGGCGGGACACACTTATGATGTCCTCATTATAGGTGGCGGCGCCACTGGAGCTGGCTGTGCGCTCGACGCTACCACCAGAG gTCTTCGCACAGCTTTGGTCGAAGCTGACGACTTCGCCAGCGGCACATCGAGTCGGTCAACGAAACTCATTCACGGCGGCGTGCGCTATTTGCAGAAAGCCATCATGCAGCTCGACTACGAACAGTACAAGATGGTGAAGGAAGCTTTACACGAACGCGCTAACATGCTGGAGGTCGCGCCTCATTTGACAAGACCGTTACCGATATTGTTGCCAGTCTACAA ATGGTGGCAAGTGCCTTACTACTGGTTTGGTATCAAGATGTACGACTTGGTGGCGGGTGACAGAAATTTGAAAAGCTCATACTATCTATCCAAAAAGAACACTCTAGAATTATTCCCTATGTTGAAATCCGATAACTTATGTGGTGGCATAGTATACTATGATG gGCAGCAGGATGACGCTCGTATGAACCTGGCTATCGCTCTGACCGCCGCTCGTCATGGAGCGACCATCACCAATCACGTCTCTGTTGTCAAATTGCACAAGACCGACGGCAAGCTCAGCGGCGCTAGAGTCCGA gaCGAATTGACAGGCAAGGAATGGGATGTAAAAGCCAAGTCCATAATAAACGCAACAGGTCCCTTCACGGACTCCATCAGGAAAATGGACGATCAAACTATTAAAGATATCTGCTGTCCGTCATCTGGCGTGCATATCGTGCTGCCTGGATACTACAG TCCCGAACACATGGGTCTTCTGGATCCAGCTACCTCTGATGGTCGCGTCATTTTCTTCCTGCCGTGGTTGAAGGGAACCATCGCCGGTACAACGGACATGCCTTGCCAGGTTACTCACAACCCAAAACCAACCGAAGATGAAATCCTCTTCATCCTCACCGAAGTCAAGAACTATCTCAACCCGGATGTTGAAG TTCGTCGTGGGGACGTTTTGTCCGCGTGGTCTGGTATCCGGCCCCTGGTGTCGGATCCCAACAAGCCGGACACGCAGTCCCTCGCTCGCAACCACATAGTCCACGTGTCGCCCTCCGGCCTTGTCACTATCGCGGGGGGCAAGTGGACCACCTACCGCGCCATGGCAGCTGAGGCGGTAGACGCGGCCATTGAAA GCTGCAATCTAAAGCCACTTTACAAGGAATGTCAAACCGATGGATTCCTTATCGAAGGTGCTCACGGTTGGACTCCCACGATGTACATCAGATTGGTGCAAGACTTTGGACTGGAAATGGAG GTCGCACAACATCTGGCCAAGTCGTACGGAGATAGAGCATTCGCTGTGGCGAAAATGGCGGCTATGACCGGCAAGAGATGGCCCATTATTGGTAAAAAGATCCATCCCGAGTTCCCTTACATCGACGCCGAAATCAG GTACGGCGTCCGCGAGTACGCGTGTACAGCGGTGGACATGATCGCTCGGAGGCTGCGGCTGGCGTTCCTCAACGTGCAGGCGGCGGCCGAGGCGCTCCCCGCCGTCATAGAAATCATGGCCGAGGAGCTCAAGTGGAACGAGGCCGAAAGACAG AAACAAACTAAAATAGCGGCGGATTTCCTCGCCAATGAGATGGGACAGATGGTGAATCGCGCGAGTCGTGACAAGATACCGATCAATCTGAACAAGGAAGAGATTCAGACGTACATCAAGCGGTTCCAGATCATCGACAAGGACAGGAAGGGCTTCGTCTCCATCAATGACATCAGGAGGAGTCTCAAG AGTATGGGCGTGAAACCGAGTGACGATGAGATAAGTGCGATTTTATCAGAAATTGATGTCACTTATCACGGACAGCTGGAAATTCAGGACTACCTTCAG atgATGTCAGCTATCAAGTCAGGACATGTAGCTTACTCAAGATTTGCTCGAATGGCTGAACTGGAAGAGGAACACCATGAAAAGGAAACTCTTAAGAAGAAGATCACTGTTGAAAGGAGCGGGGGAGGGTTGTAA
- the LOC116765266 gene encoding signal peptidase complex subunit 2 produces MVNETPEVVKINKWDGAAAKNAIDDAIREVFTGELKCKESFALIDGRLFLCALAVGVALYALLWDYLYPFPQSKLVLIICVSSYFILMSILTLYTTFKEKGIFVVAKEKTGNNSRVWEASSYVKKHDDKYSLVLVMRDANGKTREATVNKSFANYIDNNGTVVQSIIINEITKLYNSLSSEKKEK; encoded by the exons ATGGTGAACGAAACCCCAGAG gtTGTTAAAATCAACAAATGGGATGGAGCCGCTGCTAAAAATGCTATCGATGATGCAATCAGAGAG GTGTTTACCGGAGAGCTGAAATGTAAGGAGAGTTTTGCTTTGATCGACGGACGGTTATTTCTATGTGCCTTAGCTGTAGGAGTGGCCCTATATGCTTTACTCTGGGACTATCTCTATCCATTCCCACAGTCCAA actCGTCCTTATCATCTGTGTAtcctcatattttattttaatgagcaTCCTTACTTTATACACTACATTCAAAGAAAAAGGCATTTTTGTTGTGGCCAAAGAGAAAACGGGAAACAACTCGAGAGTCTGGGAAGCAAGCTCTTATGTTAAAAA gCACGATGACAAATATAGTTTAGTTCTAGTGATGCGCGATGCTAACGGCAAGACCCGGGAAGCGACTGTAAACAAATCCTTTGCTAATTACATTGATAACAACGGAACAGTTGTCCAGAGCATCATCATCAACGAAATAACAAAGCTCTACAACTCTCTGTCTTCGGAGAAGAAAGAAAAGTGA